A window of Argopecten irradians isolate NY chromosome 1, Ai_NY, whole genome shotgun sequence contains these coding sequences:
- the LOC138318654 gene encoding YEATS domain-containing protein 4-like, translating to MAEVASDAGGRIKGTTVIKPFVNGNIARYFGKKREEDGHTHQWTVYVKPYKNEDLSGYIKKIHFKLHDSYPNHNRVVTKPPYEVTETGWGEFEVIIKIYFVDPNERPCYITESLASKAPNKDTPSSIIILTTHKPVVLHCFW from the exons ATGGCAGAGGTTGCATCTGATGCAGGTGGTCGTATAAAG GGTACAACAGTGATAAAGCCATTTGTGAACGGTAACATCGCTCGTTACTTTGGGAAGAAAAGGGAAGAGGATGGACACACCCATCAGTGGACAGTTTATGTAAAACCTTATAAGAATGAA GATCTGTCAGGCTACATAAAGAAAATTCACTTTAAACTTCATGACAGTTACCCAAACCATAATAGAG TGGTGACAAAGCCTCCATATGAAGTTACAGAGACTGGATGGGGAGAGTTTGAAGTCATCATCAAAATCTACTTTGTGGATCCAAATGAAAGACCA tgctatatcactgaatcacTGGCTTCGAAAGCACCGAACAAGGACACTCCTTCCAGtatcattatactgacaacgcacaaaccagtcgtcctacacTGTTTCTGGTGA
- the LOC138310050 gene encoding uncharacterized protein, whose protein sequence is MFTLILCCLSFLGSTHGSSIPIERALPHFLPGTPLGHVVALDEVSGLCASNPNILYGHNDRGDGPKLYAISSLTGELKTTIHVHGAHNYDWEDIACGPCDDNGGHCIYIGEIGDHSGDGARNIIYKIIEPVLTDHMDDITVDVESKITFQWRPTQQDC, encoded by the exons ATGTTCACATTAATCCTATGTTGTCTCAGCTTTCTTGGAAGTACTCATGGTTCTTCCATACCAATTGAAAGAG CTCTTCCGCATTTCCTGCCTGGAACTCCGTTAGGTCACGTGGTAGCTCTGGATGAGGTTTCCGGTTTATGCGCGAGCAATCCGAACATCCTGTACGGTCACAATGATAGGGGGGACGGCCCGAAACTCTATGCTATCAGTTCTCTGACTGGAGAGTTAAAG ACAACAATTCATGTTCACGGCGCCCATAACTACGACTGGGAAGACATCGCTTGTGGCCCTTGTGATGACAATGGCGGACATTGCATATACATTG GAGAAATTGGAGATCATTCTGGAGATGGAGCTCgtaatataatttacaaaatcataGAGCCAGTTCTCACAGACCACATGGACGATATCACTGTCGACGTGGAGTCAAAAATTACCTTCCA GTGGAGACCCACTCAACAAGACTGCTAA
- the LOC138310061 gene encoding uncharacterized protein, which yields MLTLVLTCLTTLGSIHGSPLSTETRVSPHFLAGSAIGQVVAIDEASGLCTSRINANIIYSHNDKGDGPKIYALSSLNGELKTTIHIHGANNYDWEDIACGLCDDNGGRCIYIADTGDHGGDGARNIIYKIREPVLADNHRNITVDIESKIAFQWSPHQQDCETLMMDPQRNIYLISKVNGGRGKIGMINSTAWNNSSVKVNVDNLVTIPLSTNSNDPTGGDIAPNGRDILVQTKHQLYYWQKADGQSIKETLTKDPVAVPFHYNKQAGAVAWDANGRGYYTASEGVNINMYYYMRQ from the exons ATGTTGACATTGGTTTTGACTTGCCTCACCACTCTCGGGAGTATACATGGTTCTCCACTATCCACTGAAACCAGGG TTTCTCCACATTTCCTGGCTGGAAGTGCGATAGGTCAGGTGGTGGCTATAGACGAGGCTTCCGGTTTATGCACGAGCAGAATTAACGCCAACATCATATACAGTCACAATGATAAGGGGGACGGACCGAAAATCTACGCTCTCAGTTCCCTGAATGGGGAGTTGAAG ACCACCATTCACATCCATGGCGCCAATAACTATGACTGGGAAGACATTGCGTGCGGCTTATGTGATGACAATGGCGGACGATGCATCTATATAG CGGACACAGGTGACCATGGTGGAGATGGAGCCCGAAATATAATCTACAAAATCCGAGAGCCTGTCCTCGCAGACAATCACCGTAACATCACTGTCGATATCGAGTCCAAGATTGCTTTCCA GTGGAGTCCCCATCAACAAGATTGCGAAACACTCATGATGGACCCCCAGCGAAACATTTACTTAATATCCAAGGTAA ATGGCGGTCGAGGTAAAATCGGAATGATTAACAGTACAGCCTGGAATAACTCGTCTGTCAAAGTAAATGTAGATAACCTGGTCACTATTCCGCTGTCCACTAACAGCAATGACCCCACCGGTGGGGATATTGCTCCTAATGGTCGTGATATTTTAGTCCAGACCAAACACCAGCTTTACTATTGGCAAAAGGCAGATGGGCAAAGCATCAAGGAGACCTTAACCAAAGACCCTGTGGCGGTCCCTTTCCATTATAACAAACAAGCCGGAGCCGTGGCCTGGGATGCGAACGGGAGGGGCTATTATACAGCTTCTGAGGGAgtcaatataaatatgtattactACATGAGGCAATAA